Proteins from a single region of Fundulus heteroclitus isolate FHET01 chromosome 12, MU-UCD_Fhet_4.1, whole genome shotgun sequence:
- the letm2 gene encoding LETM1 domain-containing protein LETM2, mitochondrial, with protein sequence MAVFSHQAILAVTRSRGSYLLSKRHSCSPLSSKAYLHLDSPRHVSSPFPPRHARHSYPHCARVHSFSRGDSSVLLARALHSSAVWLQDIKQGDTKASPAAAQDAPAADKKDSPAVAPDSQPPSAPAPASTAAAVAPAALPPVQEKAIVKKSLYQRTVDEFKHYYHGFRLLGIDTKIAGRMVWRLLHGQLLTRRERRRLLRTCADLFRLVPFMVFIIVPFMEFLIPVFLKLFPEMLPSTFETESKKEEKQKKGLAAKLELAKFLQETIAEMAQRNKAKAQTEDETQRFSTYVQKVRGTGEQPSTKEIVRFSKLFEDELTLEHLERPQLVALCKLLELQPIGTNNLLRFQLMMKLRNIKSDDEMIAAEGVPAMSVSELQAACRTRGMRSLGLTTDQLRQQLQQWLDLHLKENVPPSLLLLSRAMYLTDIKPKPHVIPPVPKLEKAAPPPAESAAANSASTSAERLADPAVIIKDRPVEELRDPAPVVLDKPLTPAEVLQAKAATEVSQKSKMSANGA encoded by the exons ATGGCAGTCTTTAGTCACCAGGCGATCCTGGCAGTCACCAGATCAAG AGGGTCCTATTTGTTGTCCAAGAGGCACAGCTGCTCCCCTCTTTCTTCCAAAGCTTATCTGCACCTAGACTCTCCCCGTCACGTCTCCTCCCCATTTCCCCCGCGACACGCCCGCCACAGCTACCCTCACTGCGCCCGGGTCCACTCCTTCAGCCGCGGCGACAGCTCCGTCCTGCTCGCCCGCGCCCTGCACAGCTCGGCCGTCTGGCTCCAGGATATAAAGCAGGGCGACACTAAAGCATCTCCAGCGGCTGCCCAGGACGCTCCCGCGGCGGACAAAAAAGACTCCCCGGCGGTCGCACCTGACTCTCAGCCTCCGTCAGCTCCCGCTCCGGCGTCCACCGCCGCCGCTGTGGCACCGGCAGCCCTTCCTCCAGTTCAGGAGAAAGCAATTGTGAAGAAATCTCTGTATCAGAGGACTGTGGATGAGTTTAAACATTACTACCATGGCTTCAGGTTACTGGGCATTGACACCAAGATTGCTGGCAGGAtggtgtggaggctgctgcATGGGCAATTGCTGACGCgcagggagaggaggagg CTGCTGAGGACCTGCGCTGACCTCTTCCGCCTGGTGCCCTTCATGGTGTTCATCATCGTTCCTTTCATGGAGTTCCTCATTCCCGTCTTCCTCAAGCTGTTCCCAGAAATGCTGCCCTCCACCTTTGAGACGGAGTCTAAAAAG gaGGAGAAGCAGAAGAAGGGTCTGGCTGCGAAGCTGGAACTGGCCAAGTTTCTCCAGGAGACCATCGCTGAGATGGCCCAAAGGAACAAAGCAAAAGCTCAGACTGAAGACGAGACCCAGAGATTCTCCACATATGTTCAgaag gtTCGGGGAACAGGCGAGCAGCCCTCCACAAAGGAGATCGTCCGCTTCTCAAAGCTGTTTGAGGACGAGCTGACCCTTGAGCACCTAGAGCGCCCCCAGCTGGTTGCTCTGTGCAAGCTGTTGGAGCTCCAGCCCATCGGCACTAACAACCTGCTGCGCTTCCAGCTCATGATGAAACTAAGAAACATCAAGTCGGACGATGAG ATGATTGCAGCAGAGGGCGTGCCGGCCATGAGCGTGTCAGAGTTGCAGGCGGCGTGTCGTACTCGTGGGATGAGGTCTCTGGGTCTCACCACCGACCAGCTCcgtcagcagctgcagcag TGGCTGGATCTGCACCTGAAGGAGAACGTCCCCccgtcgctgctgctgctctccagAGCCATGTATCTGACCGACATCAAACCCAAACCCCACGTCATCCCGCCCGTTCCCAAACTAGAG AAggcagctcctcctcctgctgagAGCGCAGCAGCAAACTCAGCCTCTACCAGCGCAGAACGGCTGGCAGACCCCGCCGTCATCATCAAAGACAGACCG GTGGAGGAGCTGCGGGACCCGGCCCCTGTGGTGTTGGACAAACCTTTAACTCCTGCCGAGGTCCTTCAG